Proteins encoded within one genomic window of Nitrospina gracilis 3/211:
- a CDS encoding DsrE family protein: MYGINTSTRYFLSTLFLAGLLLLGFASSASAEMGKHRTPDGKLKVLYHIDGNDVAVAKYAMALVKKHIEAEGGMDKIDIKVVVHGPALMLFDRDDVDPELKSKLKSVMDMGVEPEMCQVSMKLFGRPLDRLVAGFIPTEHPVAVKRIADLQEQGYLYIKP; this comes from the coding sequence ATGTACGGAATCAACACATCGACACGGTATTTCTTAAGCACCTTGTTTTTGGCGGGACTTTTGTTGTTGGGGTTCGCGTCTTCCGCTTCGGCCGAAATGGGCAAACACCGCACCCCCGACGGCAAGCTGAAGGTGCTGTACCACATCGACGGCAACGACGTGGCGGTCGCCAAGTACGCCATGGCACTCGTCAAGAAACACATCGAGGCGGAAGGCGGGATGGACAAGATCGACATCAAGGTCGTCGTGCACGGCCCGGCGTTGATGCTGTTCGACCGCGACGACGTCGATCCCGAATTGAAGTCGAAACTGAAATCGGTGATGGACATGGGCGTGGAGCCGGAGATGTGCCAGGTGTCGATGAAGCTGTTCGGCCGGCCTTTGGACAGGCTTGTGGCCGGATTCATTCCCACCGAGCACCCGGTGGCGGTGAAACGCATCGCCGACCTGCAGGAGCAGGGGTATCTCTACATCAAACCCTGA
- a CDS encoding ExeA family protein, giving the protein MGQPHELDSYQLLDALSSGKMNSETQGAPDSGYAEGESQTAPAAPRPRRRQMYPEFFGFTEKPFDLTPNPDYLYLPHRHKDMLAALLMGLEEGKGFLKITGEPGTGKTTLCKSFLKNLKGPYRFACIHIPAEDGIELLQSLNQQFGLPADSTSKKELVRELSQFLLAEYRAGRRTAILIDEAQNLSAPVWEEIRLLSNLETETDKLIQFILLGQPALDRFLSKAEWKSVRQRIALQRVWTPFNREETRGYIRYRLQRAGGKGKVLIDDRAFDNVYRFSKGVPRMINALMDRALTLAHNEGTKKISGKFIRQAADDLGGLDREPSFLLKCVKAVLGLILLALVAGTGLFYAVRDQVDWRPAWGVDLDPVIQHNLMNPRRAGKLESIQPPSASLHAPAGPPLVTPSGAYRVVHAGQLHGYFSTMTGEESEAYAQRWMLKTWGITLETIAELRQTGWQNLQSGNNLQTLSLNANLERLTALNYPALITIDLGETTGRHHLTYLGRIGNIGLFGAKGLLQIPLALIDPVWDRKAEIVWKNFENLPESLGRNDEGEAVLWLQAQLKTLGFFDKPNAPQFGPLTEKAVERFQQAHRLEVTGRLDRETQALLFSKLTDYPTPGLAGK; this is encoded by the coding sequence ATGGGCCAACCGCACGAGCTGGATTCATACCAACTGCTGGACGCACTGTCTTCAGGCAAAATGAATTCCGAAACACAGGGCGCGCCGGATTCCGGTTACGCCGAAGGCGAGTCTCAAACCGCGCCCGCGGCTCCACGCCCCCGCCGGCGTCAAATGTACCCGGAGTTTTTCGGTTTCACCGAGAAGCCGTTCGACCTGACCCCCAACCCGGATTACCTCTACCTGCCGCACCGCCACAAGGACATGCTGGCGGCGCTCTTGATGGGTCTTGAAGAAGGCAAGGGGTTTTTGAAAATCACCGGCGAACCCGGCACGGGCAAAACCACGCTGTGCAAAAGTTTTCTTAAAAACCTGAAAGGCCCCTATCGCTTCGCCTGCATCCACATTCCGGCGGAGGACGGCATCGAGCTTCTGCAATCGCTCAACCAGCAGTTTGGCCTGCCCGCCGATTCCACCAGCAAAAAGGAGCTGGTTCGTGAATTGTCGCAGTTTTTACTGGCCGAGTACCGGGCCGGACGGCGGACGGCGATTTTGATCGACGAGGCGCAGAACCTTTCGGCCCCGGTATGGGAGGAGATCCGGCTGCTGTCGAACCTGGAAACAGAAACGGACAAACTGATCCAGTTCATTTTGCTTGGCCAACCCGCACTCGACCGCTTTTTATCGAAAGCCGAATGGAAGTCAGTACGCCAACGCATCGCCCTGCAACGCGTGTGGACCCCGTTCAACCGTGAAGAGACGCGGGGCTACATCCGCTATCGCCTGCAACGCGCGGGCGGCAAGGGCAAGGTGCTGATCGACGACCGCGCTTTTGACAACGTGTACCGTTTTTCCAAGGGCGTGCCACGTATGATCAACGCGCTGATGGACCGCGCCCTGACCCTCGCCCACAACGAGGGCACGAAAAAGATTTCCGGGAAATTCATAAGGCAGGCGGCGGACGACCTTGGCGGACTGGACCGCGAACCGTCGTTCCTGCTCAAATGCGTGAAGGCGGTCCTGGGGTTGATCCTGCTCGCCCTCGTTGCCGGAACCGGATTGTTTTACGCCGTGCGTGACCAGGTGGACTGGCGCCCGGCGTGGGGCGTCGACCTCGACCCCGTGATCCAGCACAACCTGATGAATCCCCGGCGGGCGGGCAAACTGGAATCGATACAACCGCCCTCCGCTTCCCTGCACGCTCCCGCCGGGCCGCCGCTGGTGACACCTTCCGGCGCGTACCGGGTGGTGCATGCGGGTCAGCTTCACGGTTATTTTTCCACCATGACGGGCGAGGAAAGCGAGGCCTACGCGCAACGATGGATGCTGAAAACCTGGGGCATCACGCTGGAAACCATTGCCGAATTAAGACAGACGGGCTGGCAGAACCTGCAATCGGGGAACAACCTGCAGACGCTTTCTTTAAACGCAAACCTGGAACGGCTGACCGCGCTGAACTACCCGGCGCTCATCACAATCGACTTGGGCGAAACCACCGGACGGCACCACCTGACCTACCTGGGACGCATCGGCAACATCGGCCTGTTCGGTGCGAAGGGACTGTTGCAGATTCCGCTGGCACTCATCGATCCCGTCTGGGACCGCAAGGCGGAGATCGTTTGGAAAAATTTTGAGAACCTTCCGGAGTCGCTCGGCCGCAACGACGAAGGCGAGGCGGTGCTGTGGTTGCAGGCGCAACTCAAAACACTGGGCTTTTTCGACAAGCCCAACGCGCCGCAGTTCGGTCCGCTGACGGAAAAAGCCGTCGAGCGTTTTCAACAGGCCCACCGGCTGGAGGTAACCGGACGCCTCGACCGAGAAACACAGGCCCTGCTTTTCAGCAAGCTCACCGACTATCCGACTCCCGGCCTGGCAGGAAAGTAA
- a CDS encoding DNA gyrase inhibitor YacG produces MSASFLKCPICKKRTEKEGNAFFPFCSERCRLADLGKWLDGAYAIPDTQTPPSPEEPESENNY; encoded by the coding sequence GTGAGTGCTTCATTCCTGAAATGCCCCATCTGCAAAAAGAGAACGGAGAAGGAGGGCAATGCGTTTTTTCCGTTCTGTTCCGAGCGTTGCCGGCTGGCCGACCTGGGTAAGTGGCTGGACGGTGCCTACGCCATACCGGACACACAAACCCCGCCTTCGCCGGAAGAACCGGAGTCCGAAAACAATTATTGA